The following proteins are encoded in a genomic region of Primulina huaijiensis isolate GDHJ02 chromosome 3, ASM1229523v2, whole genome shotgun sequence:
- the LOC140973666 gene encoding auxin-induced protein 15A-like translates to MAIRQILKRSLSSEKRSNSTRPADVPKGYCAVYVGECEYKQRFVIPVSYLNHPSFQSLLCQAEEEFGYYHPMGGLTIPCSEDFFVNVTSRLSRT, encoded by the coding sequence ATGGCCATTCGACAAATTCTTAAAAGATCTTTATCAAGCGAAAAAAGATCGAATTCCACACGTCCAGCTGATGTTCCGAAAGGATATTGTGCTGTTTACGTGGGAGAGTGTGAATATAAGCAAAGATTTGTTATTCCCGTGTCATATCTGAACCATCCTTCATTTCAATCTTTGCTATGCCAAGCTGAAGAAGAATTCGGGTATTACCATCCAATGGGTGGACTCACCATTCCTTGCAGTGAAGATTTCTTTGTTAATGTCACATCTCGTTTGAGCAGAACATGA